A stretch of the Candidatus Methylopumilus planktonicus genome encodes the following:
- the rplO gene encoding 50S ribosomal protein L15, producing MKLNTLKPAVGSKKVARRVGRGIGSGLGKTAGRGHKGQKSRAGGFHKVGFEGGQMPIQRRLPKRGFKSLTQKLTARVRTNELNLVESDNIDLLVLKAAKLISDNAKTAKVYLSGEVKRKLTIQGLLLTKGARAAIEAAGGKVVEV from the coding sequence ATGAAACTAAATACATTAAAACCAGCAGTTGGTTCTAAAAAAGTAGCAAGACGTGTTGGCCGAGGTATTGGTTCCGGTCTTGGAAAAACAGCTGGACGTGGCCATAAGGGACAAAAATCCAGAGCTGGTGGATTCCATAAAGTCGGTTTTGAAGGCGGTCAAATGCCGATTCAAAGACGTCTTCCAAAACGTGGATTTAAATCATTAACACAAAAATTAACTGCACGCGTTAGAACAAATGAACTCAATTTAGTTGAGTCAGACAATATTGATTTGCTCGTATTAAAAGCGGCAAAATTAATTTCCGATAATGCAAAGACAGCAAAAGTATATTTGTCTGGCGAAGTGAAAAGAAAATTAACAATCCAAGGTTTATTGCTAACTAAGGGCGCTCGAGCTGCGATTGAAGCGGCTGGCGGAAAAGTAGTAGAAGTTTGA
- the rplR gene encoding 50S ribosomal protein L18: MYNTNPRLRRAKKTRAKIAELQVTRLSVHRTNTNIYAQIISAGANKVLASASSLEADIKKTLKNGGNIEAAAQIGKRIAEKAKKIGITNVAFDRSGYRYHGRVKALADAARENGLSF, from the coding sequence ATGTATAATACAAATCCCCGTTTACGTCGCGCCAAGAAGACACGAGCAAAAATCGCTGAGCTTCAAGTGACAAGACTCAGTGTTCACAGAACAAATACAAACATTTACGCCCAAATCATAAGTGCTGGCGCGAATAAAGTTTTAGCAAGTGCCTCTTCACTTGAAGCAGACATTAAAAAAACTTTAAAGAATGGCGGCAATATTGAGGCAGCAGCTCAAATAGGCAAACGTATAGCTGAAAAAGCAAAAAAAATCGGAATTACAAATGTGGCATTTGATAGATCAGGTTATCGCTATCATGGCAGAGTTAAAGCTTTAGCAGATGCTGCTAGAGAAAACGGCTTATCTTTCTAA
- the infA gene encoding translation initiation factor IF-1, with the protein MAKEDTIEMQGEIIENLPNATFRVKLENDHIVLGYISGKMRMNYIRILPGDKVTVEMTPYDLTRARITFRVK; encoded by the coding sequence ATGGCAAAAGAAGATACGATTGAGATGCAGGGGGAGATTATAGAAAATCTTCCAAATGCAACTTTTAGAGTTAAGTTGGAAAATGACCATATTGTATTGGGTTATATATCAGGAAAAATGCGTATGAACTATATTCGTATTCTTCCAGGAGATAAGGTGACGGTAGAAATGACACCTTATGATTTAACCAGGGCAAGAATTACGTTCAGGGTTAAATAA
- the rpmD gene encoding 50S ribosomal protein L30, whose amino-acid sequence MAKIKKEITAGLKVTLIKSLIGRTEPHRATVKGLGLRRIHHTVELQDTPAIRGMINAVNYLLKVEKI is encoded by the coding sequence ATGGCAAAAATAAAAAAAGAAATTACAGCTGGTTTAAAAGTTACATTAATTAAAAGTTTAATTGGTAGAACTGAACCTCATCGGGCAACGGTGAAAGGATTAGGTCTTAGAAGAATACATCATACAGTTGAGTTGCAAGACACTCCTGCGATTCGAGGCATGATTAATGCAGTGAATTACTTACTTAAAGTCGAAAAGATATAA
- the secY gene encoding preprotein translocase subunit SecY, which yields MAQDNLLGALGKTSELKNRILFVLGAIIVYRLGAHIPVPGIDPLELKKLFDSQSGGILGMFNMFSGGALSRFTLFALGIMPYISASIIMQLLTVVSPQLEQLKKEGEAGRRSITKYTRYGTVMLAAFQALGISIALESQPGLVLDPGLAFRLTSVVTLVSGTMFLMWLGEQITERGIGNGISIIIFTGIVAGLPSALGSTLELARTGAFSIPLVFFLFAATILVTALVVFVERGQRKITVNYAKRQVGNKLYGGQTSHLPLKLNMAGVIPPIFASSIILFPATLAGWFGSSEKMLWLKDVGAAISPGQPIYIFLFAVAIVFFCFFYTALVFNPKETADNLKKGGAFVPGIRPGEQTAKYIDQIMGRLTLVGAVYITLVCLLPEFLILKFNVPFYFGGTSLLIIVVVTMDFMTQVQSHLMSYQYEGLLKKANFKGGANALR from the coding sequence TTGGCTCAAGATAATTTATTAGGTGCTTTAGGTAAGACAAGCGAATTAAAAAATCGCATATTGTTTGTTTTAGGTGCCATTATTGTTTATAGACTTGGCGCTCATATTCCAGTACCTGGGATTGATCCGCTTGAGCTTAAAAAATTATTTGATTCACAAAGCGGTGGCATCTTGGGAATGTTTAATATGTTCTCTGGAGGTGCGCTAAGTAGATTCACCTTATTTGCATTAGGGATCATGCCTTACATTTCTGCATCGATCATTATGCAATTATTAACTGTAGTCTCGCCTCAGCTTGAACAGTTAAAAAAAGAAGGCGAAGCAGGTAGAAGATCAATAACAAAATATACGAGATACGGCACAGTGATGTTAGCCGCATTTCAGGCGCTTGGAATCTCAATTGCGCTTGAGTCTCAACCAGGGTTAGTACTTGATCCGGGATTGGCTTTTAGACTCACATCAGTTGTAACTTTAGTCAGTGGAACAATGTTCCTTATGTGGTTAGGCGAGCAAATCACTGAAAGAGGTATTGGTAACGGTATCTCAATTATTATTTTCACAGGTATTGTGGCTGGATTGCCAAGTGCATTGGGAAGTACACTTGAGCTAGCTAGAACGGGTGCATTTTCAATACCATTAGTTTTCTTCTTGTTTGCGGCAACTATTTTAGTAACAGCGCTGGTGGTTTTTGTTGAAAGAGGCCAGAGAAAAATCACTGTTAACTATGCGAAAAGACAAGTTGGCAACAAGCTATATGGGGGCCAAACCTCTCATTTGCCTTTAAAACTAAATATGGCGGGTGTCATCCCACCTATTTTTGCATCAAGCATTATTTTATTTCCAGCGACTTTAGCTGGTTGGTTTGGATCTAGTGAAAAAATGTTGTGGCTTAAGGATGTTGGAGCTGCGATTTCACCAGGACAGCCTATTTATATTTTTCTATTCGCAGTAGCGATAGTGTTTTTCTGCTTTTTTTACACCGCTTTGGTTTTTAATCCAAAGGAGACAGCAGATAATTTGAAAAAAGGCGGTGCGTTTGTTCCTGGTATTAGACCGGGAGAGCAAACAGCAAAATATATCGACCAAATTATGGGTAGATTAACTTTAGTAGGTGCTGTGTATATAACGCTTGTATGTTTATTGCCAGAGTTTCTAATACTTAAGTTTAATGTTCCTTTTTATTTTGGAGGTACATCGTTATTAATTATTGTAGTAGTGACGATGGATTTTATGACCCAGGTTCAATCTCATCTGATGTCATATCAGTATGAGGGATTACTTAAGAAAGCTAACTTTAAAGGCGGCGCTAATGCGCTTAGATAG
- the rpsK gene encoding 30S ribosomal protein S11: MATKANVRVKKKVKKNVAEGIAHIHASFNNTIITITDRQGNALSWATSGGAGFKGSRKSTPFAAQVAAEAAGKAAQECGVKNLEVKIKGPGPGRESAVRALNAAGFKITSIQDVTPVPHNGCRPPKKRRI; the protein is encoded by the coding sequence ATGGCAACAAAAGCTAATGTTCGTGTAAAAAAGAAAGTTAAGAAAAATGTGGCAGAAGGTATTGCTCACATTCACGCATCTTTCAATAACACAATCATCACAATTACAGACAGACAAGGTAATGCATTGTCTTGGGCAACATCTGGCGGTGCTGGATTTAAAGGCTCAAGAAAAAGTACACCTTTTGCAGCGCAGGTTGCAGCTGAGGCAGCAGGTAAAGCGGCTCAAGAGTGCGGTGTAAAAAATCTTGAAGTAAAGATTAAAGGACCAGGTCCTGGAAGAGAATCTGCAGTGCGTGCACTTAATGCTGCAGGATTTAAAATCACGAGCATTCAAGATGTGACACCAGTGCCACACAATGGTTGCCGTCCACCTAAGAAAAGAAGAATTTAA
- the rpsM gene encoding 30S ribosomal protein S13: MARIAGVNVPDHQHAEIALTAIYGVGRNTAKKICIAAGIIATAKLKDLNDADVEKLRDQVAKIKVEGDLRREVTMNIKRLMDLSCYRGVRHRRGLPVRGQRTKTNARTRKGPVKAIKQAK, translated from the coding sequence ATGGCCCGTATTGCTGGGGTGAATGTACCCGATCATCAACATGCAGAAATTGCTTTAACAGCAATTTATGGCGTTGGAAGAAACACCGCAAAGAAGATCTGTATTGCGGCAGGAATCATTGCGACTGCTAAATTAAAAGATTTGAACGATGCTGACGTGGAAAAGCTTCGTGATCAAGTTGCGAAAATTAAGGTTGAAGGTGACTTACGAAGAGAAGTCACAATGAACATTAAACGATTGATGGATCTTAGCTGTTACCGAGGCGTAAGACACAGAAGAGGTCTTCCAGTAAGAGGCCAAAGAACTAAAACTAATGCAAGAACAAGAAAAGGCCCTGTTAAAGCAATTAAACAGGCTAAATAA
- the rpsD gene encoding 30S ribosomal protein S4: protein MARNLDPKCRQCRREGEKLFLKGEKCFTDKCAIEKRNFPPGQHGQRRASRLSDYGVQLREKQKLRRIYGILEAQFRSYYAEADRKKGITGENLLQLLECRLDNVAYRMGIGASRTEARQIVRHNSLLVNGRRVNIPSYQVKPGDVLSVAEASKQQLRIKGSIEAAEQRGFPEWIEVDVKGLKGTFKNKPLRDDLPATINESLVVELYSK from the coding sequence TTGGCAAGAAATCTAGATCCTAAATGTCGTCAATGTAGAAGAGAAGGCGAAAAACTTTTTCTCAAAGGCGAGAAATGTTTTACTGACAAATGCGCTATTGAAAAGCGTAATTTTCCTCCTGGCCAACACGGACAAAGAAGAGCGAGCCGCTTATCAGATTATGGCGTTCAATTAAGAGAGAAACAAAAGCTCAGAAGAATCTACGGAATCTTAGAAGCACAGTTTAGAAGTTATTACGCTGAAGCGGATAGAAAAAAAGGCATTACCGGTGAAAATCTTCTACAGCTTTTAGAGTGTAGATTAGATAACGTTGCTTACCGAATGGGTATCGGCGCTTCACGAACAGAAGCAAGACAAATTGTAAGACACAACAGTCTTCTAGTAAATGGCCGAAGAGTGAACATCCCTTCATATCAAGTTAAGCCGGGTGATGTTCTATCAGTCGCAGAAGCATCTAAGCAACAATTAAGAATTAAAGGTTCAATTGAAGCTGCAGAGCAAAGAGGTTTTCCTGAGTGGATTGAAGTTGACGTAAAAGGTCTTAAGGGTACGTTTAAAAACAAACCGCTACGCGATGATTTGCCAGCAACAATTAATGAATCGCTCGTTGTTGAGCTTTATTCGAAATAA
- the rpsE gene encoding 30S ribosomal protein S5 gives MAKDLENQQTQTDGLREKMIAVNRVTKVVKGGRIMSFAALTVVGDGDGSVGMGKGKAREVPVAVQKAMDEARRGMLKVKLNNGTLQHAVIGEHGAAKVFIQPASEGTGIIAGGAMRAIFEVMGITNVLAKCIGSTNPYNVVRATLNGLESMNTPAEIAAKRGKSVEEIRG, from the coding sequence ATGGCAAAAGATTTAGAAAATCAACAAACGCAAACAGACGGTTTAAGAGAAAAAATGATTGCTGTTAACCGGGTTACTAAAGTAGTTAAGGGCGGCCGAATCATGAGCTTCGCTGCGTTAACTGTTGTAGGTGATGGAGACGGTTCAGTTGGTATGGGAAAAGGAAAAGCAAGAGAAGTGCCTGTGGCCGTTCAAAAAGCAATGGACGAAGCTAGAAGAGGCATGCTCAAAGTAAAACTAAATAATGGCACCTTGCAACATGCAGTAATAGGCGAGCATGGCGCTGCAAAAGTATTCATTCAGCCCGCTTCAGAAGGTACTGGTATTATTGCTGGTGGCGCTATGAGAGCGATTTTCGAAGTAATGGGCATTACTAATGTTTTAGCAAAATGTATTGGATCAACGAATCCATATAATGTTGTCAGAGCAACATTGAATGGACTTGAATCAATGAATACACCGGCTGAAATTGCTGCTAAACGCGGTAAATCAGTAGAAGAAATTAGAGGCTAA
- the rpmJ gene encoding 50S ribosomal protein L36, translated as MRVRASVKTLCRNCKVVRRRGVVRVICSDPRHKQRQG; from the coding sequence ATGAGAGTTCGCGCATCCGTAAAAACATTATGCCGAAACTGTAAAGTTGTTAGAAGAAGAGGTGTTGTGAGAGTAATTTGCTCAGATCCTCGACATAAGCAACGACAAGGATAA